The Vigna radiata var. radiata cultivar VC1973A chromosome 6, Vradiata_ver6, whole genome shotgun sequence DNA segment AtcttaaatattaaacattacTTAAACAAATTATGTCTAAATGTTTATACATGTATAATGCCTAAACGTTGAGGAATGTCTAACacttttaatacatttattagATAATATTCTCTGTTGTGTTGTACTTCCTTTTTTAGATAAGTTAAGTACAAAACTTTATTCAAAAGTCTGCATGGAATAAAAAGAACGATAAGAGATAAGATTATATTCTAtgaatgtttcttttatttcttttgtctgTCTCTTCCATACAAGTAGCACAATTGTTACTACAAGACGAAACATAACATTTGGCATTATACTAAAGGACTACATCCTTACACGAAAGTTAGTGTTCTGAGTAACAAATCTTTTTCGAAGAagtctatataaaaaattactagaTAAAAGaaaggcaacaacaacaagaatTATAATTGCTTATACATACATTGTTGGTTTTCTCTCAAGCTTACAGTGTGTTGACTTTgtctttaaaaaagaaaagtttcttTACCTGTTTTCATATCTTCAATGTATTGATTTTATCCTCTCAAAGAGAGTAAAAcatctataattttaatttcaagaacattttgttgttttagatttaaaagtgaattaataAACTTGTTGGTTTAACTCAATGGAATTAAACAATCTAGTGAGTTGAATTAATGttataccaggagtggtgaaacTCGTCTAACCAATTTGGTTAGTTTGTAAAACCAAGAGTGGTCAAACTTGATTGTAATATTTGAAAGATTACTAAAATCTCTTAAGAGTATTTTAAGGGAGAATTGAAcataacttaatttaaatttgaagtaaaccaatattaaataagtttttcttctcattttcgTTCAAAAAGCTTTTCAAACGCTTCTTACAAATATTTAAGTGTTTAACACTATTTACAAACTCTTTAATCCTTGAAAAAACATTTAACACTTATTTGCAAAAAAAGGTTTTACAACTCCATTCAAACTCCTCTTTCTAGAATGTTACCcttgtttcagtttttattataattacataTGTCAACGGGGTGACGAGTACGAATAGTAACTTCTCACtacttttttttagataaatatttgTCTCGTACATGTTTCCATATTTGTGTAAACATTCAATTAAACTagtatttacatattttttaatgtcGTACCTacgaatattaaaaaaaatactttaactataaaaatacataaaaaagttatataaaatgatataaaattataaaatttgtataattatgaaaatctaaaaaaatctatataaaagatatatatatatatatatatatatatatatatatatatatatatatatatatatgaattttaaacatttaacaaagataataacattcaaataaaaaacaatacatCACTATCATAAGTTTTAAACAAAgtccaaataaatttaaattNNNNNNNNNNNNNNNNNNNNNNNNNNNNNNNNNNNNNNNNNNNNNNNNNNNNNNNNNNNNNNNNNNNNNNNNNNNNNNNNNNNNNNNNNNNNNNNNNNNNNNNNNNNNNNNNNNNNNNNNNNNNNNNNNNNNNNNNNNNNNNNNNNNNNNNNNNNNNNNNNNNNNNNNNNNNNNNNNNNNNNNNNNNNNNNNNNNNNNNNNNNNNNNNNNNNNNNNNNNNNNNNNNNNNNNNNNNNNNNNNNNNNNNNNNNNNNNNNNNNNNNNNNNNNNNNNNNNNNNNNNNNNNNNNNNNNNNNNNNNNNNNNNNNNNNNNNNNNNNNNNNNNNNNNNNNNNNNNNNNNNNNNNNNNNNNNNNNNNNNNNNNNNNNNNNNNNNNNNNNNNNNNNNNNNNNNNNNNNNNNNNNNNNNNNNNNNNNNNNNNNNNNNNNNNNNNNNNNNNNNNNNNNNNNNNNNNNNNNNNNNNNNNNNNNNNNNNNNNNNNNNNNNNNNNNNNNNNNNNNNNNNNNNNNNNNNNNNNNNNNNNNNNNNNNNNNNNNNNNNNNNNNNNNNNNNNNNNNNNNNNNNNNNNNNNNNNNNNNNNNNNNNNNNNNNNNNNNNNNNNNNNNNNNNNNNNNNNNNNNNNNNNNNNNNNNNNNNNNNNNNNNNNNNNNNNNNNNNNNNNNNNNNNNNNNNNNNNNNNNNNNNNNNNNNNNNNNNNNNNNNNNNNNNNNNNNNNNNNNNNNNNNNNNNNNNNNNNNNNNNNNNNNNNNNNNNNNNNNNNNNNNNNNNNNNNNNNNNNNNNNNNNNNNNNNNNNNNNNNNNNNNNNNNNNNNNNNNNNNNNNNNNNNNNNNNNNNNNNNNNNNNNNNNNNNNNNNNNNNNNNNNNNNNNNNNNNNNNNNNNNNNNNNNNNNNNNNNNNNNNNNNNNNNNNNNNNNNNNNNNNNNNNNNNNNNNNNNNNNNNNNNNNNNNNNNNNNNNNNNNNNNNNNNNNNNNNNNNNNNNNNNNNNNNNNNNNNNNNNNNNNNNNNNNNNNNNNNNNNNNNNNNNNNNNNNNNNNNNNNNNNNNNNNNNNNNNNNNNNNNNNNNNNNNNNNNNNNNNNNNNNNNNNNNNNNNNNNNNNNNNNNNNNNNNNNNNNNNNNNNNNNNNNNNNNNNNNNNNNNNNNNNNNNNNNNNNNNNNNNNNNNNNNNNNNNNNNNNNNNNNNNNNNNNNtatatatatatatatatatatatatatatatatatatatatatatatataataataataataataataataataataataaataaacaaaatacgTGGACcagaacataaaataaattatcaaagaTGTGTGTGGGAGTGGGTATGGTGTAGTCATAAAAAGAACTAATATAAAATGGCTAGCACATCCAAAACACGTTATAGCTACTGTAACAATTGGAGGAAGTCAGGCCCCTTAAAGCAGGCCCATTTAGACACCCAAAAAAACAGGCTTCTTCCTTCACCTCCACAATTTCTTTCTGCAGCTTCATAATTTCTTCTTACTTCtccatatatttaaaacattccAATTATATCATCTTTTCATTTTGAGTTCTAGCATATACAATCGGGAGACGTTTCATGACAAAATATggaattaaaaaagttatatttcaaattatacattctgaaataaaaaaaaaaattacatatcaaaatatacatttttttatattttaaattgttatgaaacataaaataaaaaatgcatttataATTGtacattttagaataaaaataaaagatgcatTTTGACTTGCACAATCTAAAGgaaaatcttttattttgtataatttaaaatttctttttgaagaagaaaaatgtgaaaaggAAGGCGAAAGGACTAAGTGAAGAAGTGAATGGAGATGAAGGAAGAGAGGATGTTAGCTAAGGTAGATGAAAAATAAGGCATGCTAGTAAAGTTCAATAAAGGGGTTTCGATGAGAGTGGAGGAACAAGTTCAATAACTTGTCTTGCGGGGAACAAGGAAAGACATGGCGTCtgcaagaaaaacaagaatttagTTAAGTTAATATATCAAGGAATACGTGGGTAGTTACTGACATCGTACCGAATGCCACACGAGTTAAATTCTCATGTTTAAGGTAATCGACCAATTGACGGGCGTGGAGACGACGGGGTAAGGCTATTGATAGTTTTAACAGCTTCAACCTCGACGGGGGACATCTTGCTAGTCGACACGGGGTCTATATGGACAAGATCCTCGGTCCAGTAAAAAGGGAACAACGGTTCGCCGGCATCATCACGGAACTGACCACGACCGACCTcctttatattactttaaaatacctagttttgaaatctttgaacGACTTGGAATAAGCTTTAAATAGGCAACAACTCTGAACGGACGTGAGGGACACCCATCCACGTTTCGCCAAACGTggaaataatggaagaaaatggaaaggGAGGGTGTAATGGCTAAGGCCGAACACATAACAATGAATGCTTGGATACAAGCCCACCCGTTCAGGTGTAGCTGAGTAGGGGCGACATTCATCCTCCAGAGTACGACCCTTGAAACCGCATGAAGGGCACACGGAAGAATATCTGGTGGAATAGGTAAGTATACACAAAGAAAAAATCTTCAACACTTGTTCCATTTCCATGAAAATCTCGCTCGTTAGGGTAGCTAACGCTCAGATGGAACAATCGGGCATCTTCCTCGTGTCGAGCTAAAAACGACTGGTTGACCCACACCAGAAGATCATCCTGACTCTTGTACTCGGACTCATAGGAGCCTATATCATGCGAAGCCCATTCGTAGCCACCTATGGCTGGCCAACCACCGACAGGTTCCGCCTTCATTGCATCCACCTCGATTCCTCCTTCTAACCAGAACAAAGCCTCCCCATGTCCTATCCGATCGGCGCTAGGATCCGAAGATACAAGAGATCCCCCCGTCCTGTCGGACCCCTCAACCCGGGAAGACGACCTCGAGTTGGGAGATGACGACTTGCTGACGTCGGAGGAGCCCCCTTCGTCTCCACCCCCTGACCCCGAAGAAGAAGACAAAGGGACGATGGCCATTTATTTACCTGGGTAAGAAGCAATAACATAACGATtgtagtaaaagaaataaaataaaggtgaAAATGACAAGAAActcacccctatttatagccgAATTTTTCGAAACCGCCAATAAATCCTCACCGTCGAACTGAACCACGATGAAGAGCCCAGATCAAGCGACTGCTCCATCCCCCGAGAATATCAGCCTATCAGTGTGCACCACGTGTTTTCCCGCCcagatttcaaatttaaaacgCATCTGACATCAATgcctcttttttaaaaaaacccAACGACAAACCTTTGTCTAGGGCTTGGGGGGCCTGGTGTACTAGGAGATCAGGCGGCCCTGGACGGTCGGCTCCTAATGATGTAATGGAATGGACGGTCAGCATGGAAAGAGGAACCGAGAGTTAAAGTATAACAAACCATATTAAGGTAAGTTAAGATTAAGAGTTATTGGGCTGCgattgggccttgattaaggATTCACTAATCCCTAACCCATGACCACCACTATATATAGAAGTCAAAGATAAAAGGTAAGGTGATTCATTTATTACGCATTTAATACTGAGCTCCAAATACCAATCGGACTTAAGAATTGACTTAAGCATCAAAGTGTTTTTAGAAGGTACCCTCCTAGGCGGGCTTTGGTGGAGGTGGACAGACGAGTTAGGAACGGACGAGGATAGTTTAACAAAACTATAAAGAAGGGAAGGATGCATTTGGAAAGTTTTCAAtgataagaagaaaataaacacTATATGGTGCACTAAcaacacttaaatttaaaaaattaaataaaattatccgAATACACGTATTATTAAGATAATGGAAATAAAAGGTTGGAAGGAAAGGTgaaataggttgagtttaatgagtttgaaaaaatgaaagagatactATATTCGATTTTTTCCAGTAATAAATACTAAcaactgataaaaaaattattataaataataattgaatcaatttttgaTGGTTGTTGTTTTGCTATGATTTTAACCTTTTTGTCACattgtttttgaatttgttttcattttaaattattaaaaaatttaatttattaggtgatataataaattatattaatttatctatttttttagtttcataatttacttttaacaaacatatttaattgcttttacttttatataattattagaaatttattcagttattatttgatatttatataatgattttttttttgaagaaaaataaatatgttttttatatacaacatatatttttattttataataggttatttaataaatatttataatagtaaataaaCACAGGTATGATTACAACCGTTCTTCGATGGAGATGAGAagaattttatgaaatatttttcgaAATAGCACTTTAtccaataattttttcaagatgacatataatttataatattttttcaaataaaactatttattaataGAATTTGGAGAGAttgttttaaaagtaatattttttttttataaaaaagaaatacgtATAAATAGTGACATTTCCATTTTCCAAAATAGCATGATTCCCAATTATATTTGTTCAAATGACATATTATGTATCATATAATGTttatctaaataatatttttttttgttatgtatgattataatttgtttaggaatcaaattttgacatttattttgatgatttattaaaatcattaagtCAGCATTCGGTTTCTGACTTACTTTtccaattatttaaaaattgaaattatagaaaatttattttttagttaagtttcatataaattattaaataattaatgtttcttttatcattaataaatttataagtttatttatttattttgtagatattactaatttttttctaatttaaatttatgaattttcttaccattttaataatgataattttaatattcattttaaattttaatttaagttaatttaatttaaattttgattataattttttaattttattgtaaaatagttttatcattatgaaataatttataatgttattaattGTAAATGGAATCGCaacttaatttaataaacttttacatAATTAgctcaataaatttattaatattattatactatttaacaaatttataaaattatattatcactatactactttaaaaaaatttacaaataatgaGAATAGATAATATAGAGATATTTAGATAAATATTGTGAATTATATatcatttgaagaaaaaaaatcattagaaaCTAtactattttagaaaaaaaaaattaaaatttcatatacattagaatcaaaataatttatggtgaatttattataatttttaatttagataagACAATTTAAATGATTCATAGGTTGACAAGAAAAAGTGTGTTGTTGGTTTGTTCCGTATAACTTATAGGTTGTGTTGGTCAACAATGGATTGATCAATATTTGACTTCcactaatttaaaattcttaaaatctAACAAAACTAACATAGTTTGTCGCTTGTTTTCTTCTAGCAACATACTCATGCATGTATTTCTTTTAAACAACttactcattttctttttagttcatTCAAAAGTAACTCTCTAATTCATGCTTGTTCgttgtttttttatcaaattcagaaccatttatattttcaacatgtttgttattaaaaaatttaaattataaaattgtgagtattacttttattttaagaaacaagcttataaaatttatcatttctactaatttaattaaataaaaataaaattagtaaatattgCACCTTAGTATTTTACACAAGAAAAAACTTACAAACAAATAATTTCTTATGTAAGTCACGGACTAGCTTGAAAAGCCATAAACCAAATGTCATGTGAGATAAGTCAAAGAAATTAATTCAGATTTCTTATGAAAGATAGGTTTAGGAGTGACAAAACTTGTGAGCTAGACAAACCAAGTTGGAATGGATTGACAAGTTGAAAATATTATCCTAGTCCATCATTTTAACTTAGACTAACGAGTTGACCTGTTGAGCTTGATCTTTTTTGTCATCTCTATGCAAGTTAGTATGATCCGTAAAAGACAAGTCAAAACGAGACGAGCTTGATCCTTTTTGTCATTCCTATGTAAGTTAGTATGACTCGTAAAGAACTAGTGAAAATGAGACGGACTCTCGTATGTATTGTGATCCCACTTTAttctaaaatcttaaaaatattaaaatattaaataaatttgtttttcttagttAATATTACTCAACTTTTTATAGGATTGTGAAATTCAcatttaaacttcaaaatacactaatgaaaaataagataaattaatgTGAAAAACTTTTCCATTTTTGTAGTAATGTTCACCaagtataaataaataggaTGGGATAAAACAGCCCACCATGCTTTTTCTTCATCATAGCCATCTCTGTGTTTAATTTAAGGAAGAAAGAAGTAGCATGAAGTTAtgtcaaggtaaagaatttgaTAATAGGACAAAAGTTGACGGAGACCAGCCCACCAACcatgtcttttatttatttttcgacTTTCCGACTCTATTCCCAATTTCAACTTATGTAGTGCCTTCTTAAATCAGCCTGCACCACAACAGAGTCATATCCTTATTCTTCtgatacacacacacaaacgtTTGTAAATCCTAGGAAACATGTGTCCTCTCAGGTTCATTCTTGTATTCTTGTCGGCAACTCTTGCCGGTTTCTTGGTCCTCAGAAACTTCAGATCTCAACCTCACATCACTGACACTGAGTTGGATGCAGACAATGAAAACAATGAGCACACCCCAACCTTAAAGAATGCACTTTCCAAGGTACAAAGAGGACCCTTTTTCACTTCTCTGTTTATGCTTTAGATTttacaaaaaatgttgtcttttCATATAGTGTATTGGTGAGTCTACAGATTCGTGATGCATTGCAATCTGGGTTCTGGACCTTCCTTGACATGGCTAGCGGTAGCTATCTTTGGAGGCACTTAGTCTCTTCCTCTTCCCCCAAAGCCTGAATGAACTATTCCTACAGTATATATTTGCTTTTAATGGTGATGATAATCATAAATTAGCTGCAATAACTTACTGTCCACTTCCTTAACAAGTGGTTTAGACTTATATGCCAGTAATTGCTTGTTGTAAATGGAATACCAATATGGTGTAGTTGGTTGGCAAATAGCCATGTTTGTGACTCTTACTATGAATTTAGCAGAACAaatgtttcaataaaagagTATCTTACAGATTAGTTTGagtttttggaatgaaaataTCTCAGTTCACGAAAATGTTGTGAATTAAGTACAGGTTCTCCTCCCTTAGAAACTGACCTTCTTTTCTTatgattttttcaataaattagcTACAGAAATGAGAATTTTAAAGAGTAAAAGACTAAAGTGATCAATTATTACGAGACTAATAAGGTTCTACAAGGATAACCCAAGGTCACCAATTGGTAATGCAGCATGCTTCACCTAttccaaagaaaaaataatagcCTCTAAAATTCTTCATACAAGGCAAGTATAGCTTTTGAACCATTTTGTCCAATAATTTGGAACTGATTTTAAATGCTACAAGGATACTTTTGCTGTGAGGAGTACATTGTCTTTATTAGAATTGGTTTTGGAAGAGTATAATCCAAATTCCTGGTTGTAGACAGTAGAAAACCTAAGACtttgtttataaaaagaatGGTAATTTATAATCTGTGATAAAGATGATTTTATCCCaacattctttttttaaattgtttgtgAAAATCAGTTCTAGACATAGAAGAGTGACAAAGGTATGTTTTTGGGTTAATGTATTGAGGTTAATTATGTataattagttataaaattGCCTTTGCCTGTATCAGATGCAGGTCTTTGTATAAGACGAATTGATAAAGAAACTTCACAATTTATTGATTTCTCTTAGGACAGTATGTATGACACTCTTTATTTACTCATGTCCTTAAAACATTTTGAGTCACTACCACTGCAAACCGGTTTTTAACCAGTAAACTTGCATAAATATTCAAACTCAACATCTGCCACCTGAATTTGGGACTCTATGTATTACAATAAGGTCATGGCATTGTGAAGAACAAGAAAATATACAGGCACAGCATCATTTACAataacatttcatattcttaaTGCACAAAGGTTTGAGACACTGAAAACtaagaaattttgttttttgggACTGAGATTGTTGATGCTGCAGTTGCTCCAACTGTTGTGATTATTGTTGTTGGTCACCTTGCCATACCCAAACAATATCTTTAAGAGCAGGCCTTATGGCTTCTTTCAGTATTTTCTCATATTCCAGCGTATCTCCATTTGATTTCTTCACCTCCACCAAGTGCAGAAGTGGAGTAACCTCAAAGATTTCTGCATCAATGGATAAGATCCCCTTCCTACCTTCATGAAGGTTCTCTAATTTCAACAAACCGGCAgcccttttctttattttcatcttcaGCCGATTTGCAATTTCTTCCAGCCTGAAGATGATGAGAGATGCTGGTTGTCTTGAAGTAAATCTTGCTTCCCTTTTCTGAAAGCTGTTTTCAAAGAATCCACAAAGATTAAACCCAGGTGAGAGGGAGATTATATCAAAGGCATTTATACTTACTGGCACAACTGACTCTTGCCTTGCTTCTGCTGCTAGGCCATTACTTTCATCACCATATTGTTCAGAATGATTTGTAATTGAAGGAGAGACACTCCTGTTTTCCCCTTCTTGTGTTGTCTGTATACCATTTGGCCACTTCCTAAACCAAGAACATTGCTTAATCTCATCTATGGAAATCCTAGTGTTTGGATTTGGATCCAACATCTTTCTCAATAGCCCCCGAACTCCTCTTGGGAACCATCTAGGACATGTAAACTCTGCCTTGCTTATCTTCCTATACATCACCATCAAATTAGGATCTCGAAAAGGAATGTAACCTGCTAGTAAGACAAACAAAACTACCCCACATGACCAAATATCAGCTTTTGCACCATCATAACCTTTCCTTTTGATGACCTCAGGAGCAACATAGGCAGGTGTTCCACAAGCTGTGTGCAACAAACCATCTTGGTGTTTGGATTCAGCCAGGGCACTTAACCCGAAATCTGAGATCTTCAGATTATCATTTTCATCCAACAGAATGTTCTCTGGCTTTATATCTCTATGGCATACACCTCTACTGTGACAAAATTCCACTGCATTCACTAGCTGCCTAAAATATTTGTGTGCAACATCTTCTTTGAGCTTTCCTTTGGCCACCTTCTTAAACAGTTCCCCACCTTTAGCATATTCCATAACAAAGTAAATCTTACTCTTTGTGGCCATGACCTCAAAAAGCTCAATAACATTTGGGTGCTTCACCAGTCTCATAATAGATATTTCCCTTTTAACGTGATCAACCTGCCCAGCTTTTATAACCTTATTCTTGTCAATCACTTTAATGGCCACACTTTGGTTAATTATTGTACTACGGCCATAATAAACCTTTCCAAACGTTCCCTTACCTAGTAACCTTCCTAGTTCATATTTTTGCATCAAGATGTTTGATTTGTTCTCCCTAGGAGACATTGAAGTTGggcaaaataaaatttcactcCTTCAGCCAATTAAAATATCTATAGTATAGAGATTATATGATAGCAAATAAGCCATTCAACCGTCTTCACACAGGTGATGTACTAACACAACAGGCACATCAAAATAACATGTCTTCCGATTATGCTTCAAGGGATACTGAAAGAATGAGCCAGCAATTTTTTCTCCACTTTTACTGATTAAGCTGGGCAGTAAGAGCAAGATCATAACCTTATGGATCTCAGAGACAGAGCTCATTTTCCTGCATCTCTTTCTGTCTATGTCATGCACTGTTGAAGATAGGTGAGCGAACTTCAGAACTCTACTGAAAATTGAGGATGATTTTCCTGACAATGTAGTCAGTCTGAAAATCATAGAAGAATCAAACTCGATTCAATAACTAAtgttttatatgataatatagaaataatatagaaataatatataaataacaaaaaaaaaaaactaatcatAGCTCTGATAGTTCATGACAGACAGTATACTTTGATATAAGTTGAATTCAAATGTATACATACAGAGTGACTGTCACAGTAGCATATCTGATTGTAACcaacataaaagtaaaaaatttgaTTACAAAGAGCAGTTGCAGATATTACAGATCAATGTAAAAGGATTTCATATTCAACTCATATAGTTATAAGATCTTAGGAAAATGATGTATGTTTTCAGCCTCATAGTAAACACGTAATTCATTGATCTTTAGCAAGACAAATTTTTGTGCTGAAATAATAGTAAGATAGTACGAAACATGTTGGTGTGATAGCAGAATCCAAAGCATAAAATAAGACCAAAAActc contains these protein-coding regions:
- the LOC106764494 gene encoding uncharacterized protein LOC106764494, coding for MCPLRFILVFLSATLAGFLVLRNFRSQPHITDTELDADNENNEHTPTLKNALSKIRDALQSGFWTFLDMASGSYLWRHLVSSSSPKA
- the LOC106764329 gene encoding CBL-interacting serine/threonine-protein kinase 10-like isoform X1; protein product: MSPRENKSNILMQKYELGRLLGKGTFGKVYYGRSTIINQSVAIKVIDKNKVIKAGQVDHVKREISIMRLVKHPNVIELFEVMATKSKIYFVMEYAKGGELFKKVAKGKLKEDVAHKYFRQLVNAVEFCHSRGVCHRDIKPENILLDENDNLKISDFGLSALAESKHQDGLLHTACGTPAYVAPEVIKRKGYDGAKADIWSCGVVLFVLLAGYIPFRDPNLMVMYRKISKAEFTCPRWFPRGVRGLLRKMLDPNPNTRISIDEIKQCSWFRKWPNGIQTTQEGENRSVSPSITNHSEQYGDESNGLAAEARQESVVPVSINAFDIISLSPGFNLCGFFENSFQKREARFTSRQPASLIIFRLEEIANRLKMKIKKRAAGLLKLENLHEGRKGILSIDAEIFEVTPLLHLVEVKKSNGDTLEYEKILKEAIRPALKDIVWVWQGDQQQ
- the LOC106764329 gene encoding CBL-interacting serine/threonine-protein kinase 10-like isoform X2, whose protein sequence is MSPRENKSNILMQKYELGRLLGKGTFGKVYYGRSTIINQSVAIKVIDKNKVIKAGQVDHVKREISIMRLVKHPNVIELFEVMATKSKIYFVMEYAKGGELFKKVAKGKLKEDVAHKYFRQLVNAVEFCHSRGVCHRDIKPENILLDENDNLKISDFGLSALAESKHQDGLLHTACGTPAYVAPEVIKRKGYDGAKADIWSCGVVLFVLLAGYIPFRDPNLMVMYRKISKAEFTCPRWFPRGVRGLLRKMLDPNPNTRISIDEIKQCSWFRKWPNGIQTTQEGENRSVSPSITNHSEQYGDESNGLAAEARQESVVPLSEKGSKIYFKTTSISHHLQAGRNCKSAEDENKEKGCRFVEIREPS